A region from the Corallococcus caeni genome encodes:
- a CDS encoding DEAD/DEAH box helicase, which translates to MTFDELQLTDSLLKAVKAEGYTTPTPIQVKAIPHALAGKDVLGVAQTGTGKTAAFALPILQRLSAKAPAGGARPVRCLVLTPTRELASQVSDSFGTYGKHLPLRHAVVFGGVGQNPQVQALRQGVDILVATPGRLLDLIDQGFVTLRALEVFVLDEADRMLDMGFIHDVRRVIKVLPQVRQTLFFSATLPPDIMDLARNILKDPVRVEVSPASSTAETVSQQVYFVEREEKRALLTHLLQDAKAIPRALVFTRTKHGANRVAKQLTAAGVRADAIHGNKSQNARERALDEFRAGTLRVLVATDIAARGIDIDGLSHVFNYDLPNVPEQYVHRIGRTGRAGASGQAVSFCDSEERAYLRDIERTIRRSVPVVADSAFRSQLPPPLPGDVEDSRPPMNRGGRGPSRGNGGGGGGGGQRRGGGQRRAGGGGGQGGRPNGGQSRQASGGNAQAPRGGGQGRSQQARPAVASPAAGPGSPPPRRTMSKWG; encoded by the coding sequence ATGACTTTCGACGAACTGCAGTTGACCGATTCGCTCCTCAAGGCCGTCAAGGCGGAGGGCTACACCACGCCGACGCCCATCCAGGTGAAGGCGATTCCCCATGCCCTCGCGGGCAAGGACGTGTTGGGCGTGGCCCAGACGGGTACGGGCAAGACGGCGGCGTTCGCGCTGCCCATCCTCCAGCGCCTGTCGGCGAAGGCGCCCGCGGGCGGCGCCCGTCCGGTGCGCTGCCTGGTGCTGACGCCCACGCGCGAGCTGGCCAGCCAGGTGAGCGACAGCTTTGGCACCTACGGCAAGCACCTGCCCCTGCGCCACGCGGTGGTGTTCGGCGGCGTGGGCCAGAACCCGCAGGTCCAGGCACTGCGCCAGGGCGTGGACATCCTGGTGGCGACGCCGGGGCGCCTGCTGGATCTCATCGACCAGGGCTTCGTGACGCTGCGGGCGCTGGAGGTGTTCGTGCTCGACGAGGCGGACCGCATGCTGGACATGGGGTTCATCCACGACGTGCGGCGGGTCATCAAGGTGCTGCCGCAGGTGCGCCAGACGCTGTTCTTCAGCGCGACGCTGCCGCCGGACATCATGGACCTGGCGCGCAACATCCTGAAGGACCCCGTGCGCGTGGAGGTGTCCCCCGCGTCCAGCACGGCGGAGACGGTGAGCCAGCAGGTGTACTTCGTGGAGCGCGAGGAGAAGCGCGCGCTGCTCACGCACCTGCTCCAGGACGCGAAGGCGATTCCGCGCGCGCTCGTCTTCACGCGCACGAAGCACGGCGCCAACCGCGTGGCCAAGCAGCTCACGGCGGCGGGGGTGCGCGCGGACGCCATCCACGGCAACAAGAGCCAGAACGCCCGCGAGCGCGCGCTGGACGAGTTCCGCGCGGGCACCCTGCGCGTGCTGGTGGCCACGGACATCGCGGCGCGCGGCATCGACATCGACGGGCTGTCGCACGTGTTCAACTACGACCTGCCCAACGTGCCGGAGCAGTACGTGCACCGCATCGGCCGCACGGGCCGCGCGGGCGCCAGCGGCCAGGCCGTGTCCTTCTGCGACTCCGAGGAGCGCGCGTACCTGCGCGACATCGAGCGCACCATCCGCCGCAGCGTGCCGGTGGTGGCGGACTCCGCCTTCCGTTCGCAGCTGCCCCCTCCCCTGCCCGGTGACGTGGAGGACAGCCGGCCCCCGATGAACCGGGGTGGCCGGGGTCCCTCGCGCGGCAACGGCGGCGGTGGCGGCGGTGGCGGTCAGCGCCGTGGCGGCGGTCAGCGCCGCGCGGGTGGTGGCGGCGGCCAGGGCGGCCGTCCGAACGGTGGCCAGTCGCGTCAGGCGAGCGGCGGAAACGCCCAGGCGCCGCGCGGCGGTGGCCAGGGCCGTTCGCAGCAGGCCCGGCCGGCGGTGGCTTCCCCCGCCGCGGGGCCGGGCTCGCCTCCGCCCCGGCGCACGATGTCCAAGTGGGGCTGA
- a CDS encoding glucan biosynthesis protein, which yields MGLCVAALACAQQPKAGAAAKASGFSAAAVEEKARALAAKPYQEPPVGVPSSFEKLTYDQYRDIRFRDAASLWREEGLPFRAQFFHPGFYYTRPVGVNVVEGGKARPVPFSTDQFTYGPLVGNPPRGKVNGFAGFRLNAPLNTKDYYDELVAFLGASYFRALGRGNVYGLSARGLAIDTAQPGGEEFPTFREFWLETPAKGSDTVVVHALMDSPSVTGAYRFAIHPGERTVMDVDSTVFVRKAVRQLGVAPLTSMFLFGENDRGDFDDFRPEVHDSDGISVWMKNGERLWRPLKNPKQIQVSSFHTDGLSGFGLLQRDQAFSSYEDLEARSERRPGAWVEPVGDWGAGSVRLVELPTREEIHDNIVAFWVPDAPVQAGAQLRFSYRLSWGFAPEGAKAGGSTVAATRVAAGSKPGARRFVLDFTKASGEGTGPVEAVVTASRGQVLHPRAEVHAVTGGFRAAFELMPDGDGPVELRCFLKRGSETLTETWSYLWIP from the coding sequence ATGGGGCTGTGCGTTGCGGCGCTGGCGTGTGCCCAGCAGCCGAAGGCGGGGGCGGCGGCGAAGGCCTCCGGCTTCTCGGCGGCGGCGGTGGAGGAGAAGGCCCGCGCGCTGGCGGCGAAGCCGTACCAGGAGCCGCCCGTCGGCGTGCCCTCGTCCTTCGAGAAGCTCACCTACGATCAGTACCGCGACATCCGCTTCCGCGACGCCGCGTCGCTGTGGCGTGAAGAGGGGCTGCCCTTCCGGGCGCAGTTCTTCCACCCCGGTTTTTATTACACGCGTCCGGTGGGCGTGAACGTGGTGGAGGGCGGCAAGGCGCGCCCGGTGCCGTTCTCCACGGACCAGTTCACCTACGGCCCGCTGGTGGGCAATCCGCCCAGGGGCAAGGTGAACGGCTTCGCGGGCTTCCGCCTCAACGCGCCGCTCAACACGAAGGACTACTACGACGAGCTGGTGGCCTTCCTGGGCGCCAGCTACTTCCGCGCGCTGGGCCGGGGCAACGTGTACGGCCTGTCCGCGCGCGGGCTCGCCATCGACACGGCGCAGCCGGGGGGCGAGGAGTTCCCCACGTTCCGCGAGTTCTGGCTGGAGACGCCGGCGAAGGGCTCGGACACGGTGGTGGTGCACGCGCTGATGGACAGCCCCAGCGTCACGGGCGCGTACCGCTTCGCCATCCACCCGGGTGAGCGGACGGTGATGGACGTGGACTCCACGGTGTTCGTGCGCAAGGCGGTGCGCCAGCTGGGCGTGGCGCCGCTCACCAGCATGTTCCTCTTCGGGGAGAACGACCGGGGCGACTTCGACGACTTCCGCCCGGAGGTGCACGACTCCGACGGCATCTCCGTGTGGATGAAGAACGGCGAGCGGCTGTGGCGCCCCCTGAAGAACCCCAAGCAGATCCAGGTGAGCAGCTTCCACACGGACGGGCTGTCGGGCTTCGGCCTGTTGCAGCGCGACCAGGCCTTCAGCAGCTACGAGGACCTGGAGGCGCGCTCCGAGCGGCGTCCGGGCGCCTGGGTGGAGCCGGTGGGCGACTGGGGCGCGGGCTCCGTGCGGCTCGTGGAGCTGCCGACCCGCGAGGAGATCCACGACAACATCGTGGCCTTCTGGGTGCCGGATGCGCCGGTGCAGGCAGGTGCACAGCTTCGCTTCTCCTACCGGCTGTCCTGGGGCTTCGCCCCCGAGGGCGCGAAGGCCGGAGGTTCCACCGTCGCGGCGACGCGTGTCGCGGCGGGCAGCAAGCCGGGGGCGCGTCGCTTCGTCCTCGACTTCACGAAGGCCAGCGGTGAGGGCACGGGCCCGGTGGAGGCGGTCGTCACCGCTTCACGCGGCCAGGTGCTGCACCCGCGCGCGGAGGTCCACGCCGTCACCGGTGGCTTCCGCGCCGCCTTCGAGCTCATGCCCGACGGGGATGGCCCCGTCGAGCTGCGCTGCTTCCTGAAACGCGGTTCCGAGACCCTCACCGAGACCTGGAGCTACCTGTGGATTCCGTGA
- the mdoH gene encoding glucans biosynthesis glucosyltransferase MdoH, with protein sequence MNAQPYTPALARPRRVMVLGLAALSTGFASVEMHRLLAAHGTTVPEFFVLGLFALCFAWIALSFWSGVAGFLQLVSNQRVPGLRWPTEEEAGKPLTRRTAVVMPVYNEDPAAVFAHVQATYESIAATGQLDAFDFYVLSDSTRAESWVAEELAWSELCRRVGGQGRIFYRRRSDNTAKKAGNLAEFCERWGRRYDFLLVLDADSLMAGDSVVEMARLMELNPGAGILQVPPQNVGRSTLFARLQQFAGRVYGPIVAAGAAAWQLGDSNYWGHNAILRMAPFIEHCGLPVLPGQQPFGGHILSHDFVEAALMRRAGYTVWLVPELGGSYEQPPPDLLAYAQRDRRWCQGNLQHLGLVMAGGLHPMSRMHFLMGVMSYVASPLWLIFLVAGLFAALHEWFFAPATLLEFQATLPGGDAFDTVGALRLMVLSLALLWIPRLMGMGLILANREEAARLGGRFKLVLSVALEGVVSTLMAPVMMLFQSHFVFGTLLGYKVNWSSQQREDTDLPWSEALRRHKWHMAIGAVLAALTVAVAPGMLAWLSPVILGLWLSPAISVFTARASLGLWAQRRGLFLIPEEVQPPTVLVRAQELAEEGMEPVDDALDHVLTDPRAHALHLALLEAHPTGSVPVALASARRKLLAGGVEPLSPQEKSAVLLDARTLSELRGRRLGVQA encoded by the coding sequence ATGAACGCCCAACCCTACACTCCGGCCCTGGCGCGGCCCCGCCGCGTGATGGTGCTGGGGCTGGCGGCCCTGTCCACCGGGTTCGCCTCCGTGGAGATGCACCGGCTGCTCGCGGCCCACGGCACCACGGTGCCGGAGTTTTTCGTGCTGGGGCTGTTCGCGCTGTGCTTCGCGTGGATCGCCCTGTCGTTCTGGAGCGGCGTCGCGGGCTTCCTCCAGCTGGTGTCGAACCAGCGCGTGCCGGGCCTGCGCTGGCCCACGGAAGAGGAAGCTGGAAAGCCGCTCACGCGCCGCACCGCGGTGGTGATGCCCGTCTACAACGAGGACCCGGCCGCGGTGTTCGCGCACGTGCAGGCCACTTACGAGTCCATCGCCGCGACGGGGCAGCTGGACGCGTTCGACTTCTACGTGCTCAGCGACTCCACGCGGGCGGAGTCGTGGGTGGCGGAGGAGCTGGCGTGGTCGGAGCTGTGCCGCCGGGTGGGCGGCCAGGGCCGCATCTTCTACCGCCGCCGCTCCGACAACACGGCCAAGAAGGCGGGCAACCTCGCGGAGTTCTGCGAGCGCTGGGGCCGCCGCTACGACTTCCTGCTGGTGCTGGACGCCGACAGCCTGATGGCGGGCGACAGCGTGGTGGAGATGGCCCGGCTGATGGAGCTCAACCCGGGCGCGGGCATCCTCCAGGTGCCGCCGCAGAACGTGGGGCGCTCCACGCTGTTCGCGCGGCTGCAGCAGTTCGCCGGGCGCGTCTACGGCCCCATCGTGGCAGCGGGCGCGGCGGCGTGGCAGCTGGGGGACTCCAACTACTGGGGCCACAACGCCATCCTGCGCATGGCGCCCTTCATCGAGCACTGCGGCCTGCCGGTGCTGCCGGGCCAGCAGCCCTTCGGTGGCCACATCCTCAGCCACGACTTCGTGGAGGCCGCGCTGATGCGCCGCGCGGGCTACACGGTGTGGCTGGTGCCGGAATTGGGCGGCAGCTACGAGCAGCCGCCGCCGGACCTGCTGGCGTACGCGCAGCGCGACCGCCGCTGGTGCCAGGGCAACCTCCAGCACCTGGGCCTGGTGATGGCGGGCGGCCTGCACCCGATGAGCCGGATGCACTTCCTGATGGGCGTGATGTCCTACGTGGCGTCGCCCCTGTGGCTCATCTTCCTGGTGGCGGGCCTGTTCGCCGCGCTGCACGAGTGGTTCTTCGCGCCCGCGACGCTGCTGGAGTTCCAGGCCACGCTGCCGGGTGGGGACGCGTTCGACACGGTGGGCGCGCTGCGGCTGATGGTGCTGTCGCTGGCGCTCTTGTGGATCCCCCGGCTGATGGGCATGGGCCTGATCCTCGCGAACCGCGAGGAGGCGGCGCGGCTGGGCGGCCGGTTCAAGCTGGTGCTGAGCGTGGCGCTGGAGGGCGTGGTGTCCACGCTGATGGCGCCGGTGATGATGCTCTTCCAGTCGCACTTCGTGTTCGGGACGCTGCTTGGCTACAAGGTGAACTGGTCCAGCCAGCAGCGCGAGGACACGGACCTGCCGTGGTCGGAGGCGCTGCGCCGGCACAAGTGGCACATGGCGATTGGCGCCGTGCTCGCGGCGCTGACGGTCGCGGTGGCGCCGGGCATGCTGGCGTGGCTGTCGCCGGTCATCCTGGGGCTGTGGCTGTCCCCGGCCATCTCCGTCTTCACCGCCCGCGCGTCGCTGGGCCTGTGGGCGCAGCGGCGCGGCCTGTTCCTCATCCCTGAGGAGGTCCAGCCGCCCACGGTGCTGGTGCGCGCGCAGGAGCTGGCGGAGGAGGGGATGGAGCCGGTGGATGACGCCCTGGACCACGTGCTGACCGACCCTCGCGCGCACGCGCTGCACCTGGCGCTGCTGGAGGCCCACCCGACGGGGAGCGTCCCCGTGGCGCTGGCCTCCGCGCGGCGCAAGCTGCTGGCGGGCGGGGTGGAGCCCCTGTCCCCGCAGGAGAAGTCCGCGGTGCTGCTGGACGCGCGCACGCTGTCGGAGCTGCGCGGTCGGCGGCTGGGCGTGCAGGCCTGA